GAGCTGTTCCACAGCGCGCCCATGCCGCCAGCCATCAATACCGAGATAAAGCAGATGCGCTGCCGCCACCGTTGCCGCCAAGAGAGCGGGCTGGCGCCAGCGCCCCCACTCGACCGTCTGCCTGCGACGTGAAACATAGGGCCCCTGCAACAGATTGAGCGCCACCTCGGCGCTGATCGCATCATGGAATTTTTGCAAAAGCTCCTGCTGGGCGAGCGGCGGGGGCAAGGCCTCTTGCAGCAGGTCCGCGGCAATCTCCCGCTCGATGGCGTAGCCGCCACCATCATGCCGCACCGCGACGGTATTGCCCGCCCCATGCATTCCGGGCGGCAGGGCAAGGAAATCCGGCGTTACAACATCGGGCGCGCGCCCTGCGCTGCTCAGCGCCGCCAGCCAGGCCTCCATTTTTTCCCGCGCGACGACCCCGGCAAGGCGCGCGCCCTCTTCTCGTGGGCCCGAGAGGGCAAAATGCAGCCCGTCCGCCCCCACCGCCAGCTCGTCCTCCAGCACGAAGGGCAGCATGGCCCGCAACTTCGCCTCGCCCTTGGGCGGCAGCGTCACGGGGCGCACGGTCACATCCATGCCCGGCACGACCAGCCACACCTGCGCTGTCGGCGCGGGCGGCAGGGTCTCCAGCCCCGTGCCGCTGCTCGTTAGCGCGCCATTCGCGAACACCGCCCAGGGCATGGCTTCCTCGGCGAAGGCGATGAGCAGAACCGTCGTCACCGAACATCTCCCAGCTTGCGGGAGACGAGCACGACCTTGTCTCCCTGGCGTTCGAAGAGGGAATTTACCGCCATGTAGGCCCCCTGATATGTCACCTCCGCCTCCAGCGCGAACAATCGGGTTTGCAGGGTCACCTGCGAGCGTGTTTCCTGGTCGACCTGCGCGCCTTCCAGCGGCTCGGACGCCCAGAACATGGTTGCATTCGCATAGCCGCCGTCCGGCCGGTCCTCGATCAGGCGGCGCGCCGTCTCAGGGCGCAGGTCCTTGCCGACCAGCATGGTCAGCAGCGCCGCCTGCTCTGGCCGCAGCGTGTTGACGTTGAGCTGCGTCTTCTCCGCGCCCATCAGCGCGCAAACGAACGGGCGCAGCTTCGCAACCACTTCGGCGTCATATCCCTTGATCGCCCGCAGCTCGGAAACGTCCGCCAAGAGGGTGTTGCCGGTGCGGTAGGGCACGCTGAGGGCGGCATAATCATAATCCTCAGCGCCCCGCGGTGAGGTGCGGGTGTCACTGTCGATCCAGTCAATCAGCGCCGAACTCAGCTCCGCCTGCTCCTGCTCGTTGAAGCCAAGCGCATCCAGCAGGTTCATATACTGCCGCCGCCCTCGGGCATCGGCATGGTAGCCGCCCTTTTCCAGTTGCGTGACCACGCTGTTGAGGTTGAAGCAGTTGCCGCCATCGCGCACACGGGCGTGGATGCGCCCGCCGTCGATCGGAAAATTCCGTTCGCTCGCGGTGGAATCTGGATCCGCCAGGGCGCGCATGAGAATTCCCTCATCGGTGCGGGCGATGAGCTCTGCCGCCATCACCTCCGCCCCGCGCGCATACCACGCCATCTGGCCGCGCTCGTTCGCATTGGCGGTGCGCCGGGTGGCCATGAGCATGTCATCGACAATGGCAACCGATACAGCCGCCATCACCGCCACCATCAGCAGCACGGTCAGCAGCGCCGCGCCGGATTCAGAAACCCGCAAGGAAGAGGCGCCCTGCATCAGCCCCTCACCAGAAACAGCTGACGCACCGGCCCGAGCCCCTCGAGCGTCGCATCGATTTCAACGACGCTCGGGATGGACTGGCCGCCCGCTGCGCGGACCAGCGACAGATCCTGCCAGTAGCCGCCGACGAAAAACCGCACCCGAAAATCGCTGATGCCGGAGAGCACGACCCGCCGCGCCGCGCCCTCATCGCTTGCCGGAT
The window above is part of the Pedomonas mirosovicensis genome. Proteins encoded here:
- the gspK gene encoding type II secretion system minor pseudopilin GspK, encoding MRVSESGAALLTVLLMVAVMAAVSVAIVDDMLMATRRTANANERGQMAWYARGAEVMAAELIARTDEGILMRALADPDSTASERNFPIDGGRIHARVRDGGNCFNLNSVVTQLEKGGYHADARGRRQYMNLLDALGFNEQEQAELSSALIDWIDSDTRTSPRGAEDYDYAALSVPYRTGNTLLADVSELRAIKGYDAEVVAKLRPFVCALMGAEKTQLNVNTLRPEQAALLTMLVGKDLRPETARRLIEDRPDGGYANATMFWASEPLEGAQVDQETRSQVTLQTRLFALEAEVTYQGAYMAVNSLFERQGDKVVLVSRKLGDVR
- the gspL gene encoding type II secretion system protein GspL, which produces MTTVLLIAFAEEAMPWAVFANGALTSSGTGLETLPPAPTAQVWLVVPGMDVTVRPVTLPPKGEAKLRAMLPFVLEDELAVGADGLHFALSGPREEGARLAGVVAREKMEAWLAALSSAGRAPDVVTPDFLALPPGMHGAGNTVAVRHDGGGYAIEREIAADLLQEALPPPLAQQELLQKFHDAISAEVALNLLQGPYVSRRRQTVEWGRWRQPALLAATVAAAHLLYLGIDGWRHGRAVEQLDQQAEAVLRAAFPDIKRIVNPQAQMRARLGELRGGSSDRFLRLMRILLESLQPLEGMSVRTLRFDEAKGELAVEIAYARYDELEALKQAISGAGGALSEGSSRQNGGGMVGNVIVRMP